In Arthrobacter sp. Marseille-P9274, the sequence CACGAAGGTCAGGTTGTCCAGCTTCTCCTGCGCCGCGAGCTGCAGCAGCCCGCGGGATTCGGGCTCGTCCATTTCGCCGTCGCCAAGGAAGGCCCACACGTGCTGGTCCGAAGTGTCCTTGATGCCGCGGTTCTGCAGGTACCGGTTGGACTGCGCCTGGTAGATCGCGTTCATCGGGCCGATGCCCATCGAGACCGTCGGGTACTCCCAGAATTCCGGCATCAGGCGGGGATGCGGGTAGGACGAGAGCGCGTGCCCGGCCTTGGACTTTTCCTGCCGGAAGCCGTCAAGGTCCTCTTCGCCGAGGCGCCCTTCGAGGAAGGCCCGGGCGTACATGCCGGGGGAGGCATGGCCCTGGAAGAAGACCTGGTCTCCGCCGCCGGGATGGTCCTTGCCACGGAAGAAATGGTTGAAGCCGACTTCGTACAGGGTCGCGGCCCCGGCGAAGGTGGAGATGTGTCCGCCGACTCCGATCTCGGGATGCTGAGCCCGGTGGACCATGACGGCGGCGTTCCAGCGCATCCAGGCCCGGTAGCGGCGCTCGGTCTCTTCGTCGCCCGGGTACTGCGGCTCCACGTCGGACGCGATCGTGTTGATGTAATCGGTCGTCATGCCCAGCGGAACATCCACCCGGCGGGAACCAGCGCGCTCGAGCAGCGAACGCATGATGAAGCCGGCGCGGGCCGTTCCGCGGGCATCGATCAGCTGGTCCAGGGATTCGGACCATTCGGCCGTCTCTTCCGGGTCATGGTCTCCGAAGCCGCCGGCCGGGAGGTTCGCAGCGGTGAAATCGTCGATGGCGGTCATGTGCAACCTCTTCCTTGAGGGGCAGAGTTCTCCTGCCGCTCTTGCAGCATAGTTTCATATCGCGGAATCTTTATTCCGAAAATATAGGCTACAGTGAACACAGGCGACCGGCCGTCTGTCAAAGCCTGCCGCCTCTTCACCCGCCGACCACTGGAATGAGGACCACATGGATCGGGATCCCTCGGCACCCCGGATGCGCACCGCCGTCGTCACCGGAGCCGGCTCCGGCATTGGCCGGGCCGTGGCACGGCAACTGCTGGACGCCGGATTGGCCGTGGCGCTGGCCGGGCGACGCGTGGAGGCTCTCCACGAAACCGCGTCGGGACATGGGGAGGCGCTCGTGGTTCCCGCGGACATCACCGATGCCGGGCAGGTGGAGGCGCTTTTCGGCCGCGTGCGCGAGGCCTGGGGCAGGCTCGACGTGCTGTTCAACAACGCCGGCTCCTTCGGCCCGGCCGCCGCGGTGGACGAGATCGACTTGGCGGACTGGAACGCGACGATCGCGGTCAACCTCACCGGAGCGATGCTCTGCGCGGCCGAAGCGTTCCGGGTCATGAAGGGCCAGCAGCCCCAGGGCGGGCGGATCATCAACAACGGCTCGATCTCCGCTCATGTGCCGCGCCCCCGCTCGGTGGCCTACGCCGCCACTAAACATGCGCTCACCGGGCTGACCAAGTCGATCGAACTCGACGGCCGGCCCTACGGAATCAGCTGCGGCCAGATCGACATCGGCAATACCGCCACGGCCATCGTGGCGCACACCGGAGCCGACACCGGAGCGCTGCAGCCCGATGGAAGCCGTCGGCCTGAGCCCACCTTCGATGTGGAGGAGGCCGCGCGCGCTGTCGTCCTCATGGCCACGATGCCGGCCCAGGCCACCATCAACCAGCTCACGATCACCGCCGCCGGCATGCCCTACATCGGGCGCGGCTGAGGAGGAACCATGCGCCAAGCCAAGATCATCGCCACCTTCGGTCCGGCCCTGGCCGGCTACGAACGCACGCTTGCCGCGCTCGAGGCGGGCACCGACGTCGTACGCCTGAACATGAGCCACGGCGAGCACTCGGTGCACGAGGAAACCTACCGCAACGTCCGCCGGGCTGCCGCCACCCTGGACCGGCCCGTAGGCATCTTCGCGGACCTGCAGGGACCGAAAATCAGGCTGGGGCGCTTCGCGAGCGGGCCGCACGAGCTTGGGGCCGGGGACCGCTTCACCGTCACGACGGCGGACGTTCAGGGCACCCGCGAGCGGGTCTCAACCACATACCCCGGCCTGCCCGGCGACGTGCGGCCCGGTGACACGCTGCTGATCGACGATGGCAAAGTGACGCTCCGCGCGGTGGACGTCGACGCACAGAACGTGGTCACCGAAGTCGTGGTCGGCGGACACGTCTCCAACAACAAGGGCATTAACCTCCCCGGCGTCGCCGTGAACGTGCCCGCCCTGAGCGCCAAGGACGAGGCAGACCTGCGCTGGGCGCTGCGCACCGGTGTAGACATGGTGGCGTTGTCCTTCGTGCGCAGCGCCGAGGATATCAGCCGCGTGCACGACATCATGGATGAGGAAGGACGGCTGACTCCGGTCATCGCCAAGATCGAGAAGCCGCAAGCCGTCGACGCGCTGGAGGAAATCATCGACGCCTTCGACGCCATCATGGTGGCCCGCGGCGATCTGGGTGTGGAGCTGCCGCTGGAGGATGTGCCAGTGGTGCAGAAGCGGGCCATCGAGCTGGCCCGCCGCGCCGCGAAGCCTGTCATCGTTGCGACGCAGGTTCTTGAGTCCATGATCGAGAACCCGCGGCCGACCCGCGCGGAGGCCTCGGACTGCGCGAACGCCGTCCTCGACGGCGCCGACGCGGCCATGCTTTCCGGCGAAACCAGCGTCGGCCGCTACCCCATCGACGCCATACGGACCATGGCCCGCATCATCGAATCCACCGAAGAGCATGGACTGGAACGCATCCAGCCCCTCGGCAGCACACCAAAGACCCGCGGCGGCGTGATCACCCGCTCCGCCGTTGCCATGGCGGCCCAGCTGGATGCGCGGTGCATCTGCGTACTCACCCAATCAGGCGACTCGGCGCGGCGTCTGGCGCGGCTGCGTCCGCCCAAGCCGCTCTACGCCTTCACTCCCCTGCCGGCCTCCGTCAACGAGCTCACCCTGGCCTGGGGAATCCGGCCGCAGCTTGTGGACTTCGTATCCCACACCGACCAACTGGCGGCGCAGGTGGATCGAATCCTGTGCGAGCGGGGACTGGCGGGAATGGGCGACCTGGCCGTCATCGCGGCGGGCTCTCCCCTGGGCAAAGCCGGGACCATCAATTCGCTGCGCCTGCACCGCATCGGGGACCTGGACGCCTAGGATGACGTCGGCGCCTTCGCGGTTATTCAGCCGCGTCTTCGGGAGGCGCCTCTTCCAAATAGCGTTCCCCATGGCCGGCGTCGCGGACCGTGAAGTTCTCTTCCACATACTCGATGGCCGCCGCGTCGGTCTCGCCGGGAGGAGTGACCGGGTCATCCAGGACGCTGCGGTCCGCGTCGCCGTACACCTGCGCCAGGCCCTTGGCATCCGGCGTGACCTCGCCCGGCTCCAGCACCTCCTGGTCCCGGGTGATGCGGCCTTCGCTGTCTGCGTTTTCTTTACGTTCCTGGCTCACGGCTCTTCCTTTGCTCATGCGACGTCTTCAGCAGCTCCAGCTAATCACCTGGGTGTCATGAGCAACAGGGCTTGGCCGGGTTACGCTCGGCCGCGTATCAGGACAGGCGCCGGAATTCGCCCGGCCTGAGTTCGACATATATCGGCAGCACCAGCTGCAGGTGGGCGACGCCGACAGGCTCGTCGAGCAACTCGTTAATCGAGGTCTGCCCTTCGAGCTCACCGGTCTGGTCCCTGTCCATGAATCGACCTTATGCGCGTCTGGACGAGCCGCCCGCTTAGACACGAACCTCAGGCTCTATCCAGCCTGAAGAGGCGCCGAGCGAGGCACCGTCACGGGGCCTGGCGGCGGACCAGGCGCGTAGCCGTCTTGGCAAGCATCAGGACCAGCAGCAGGATGCCGACATAGCCGTTGATCACATAAACGATGTTGACCATCTGGGAGAACGGGAGGACCAGGCCGATCACCGTCCCGACGGCGGCCAGGCCAATGGTCAGGTACTTGAAGCGGGGCGTCTTATCGGCAAAGAAGCGGGACGATACGGTCCACAGCAGCGGGACCGCCGTTGTGTAGATGCCGGCGAGGATCATCACCGAGATGCCGGAGGCGAGCAGCACGTTCACGTCGGAGGCGAGGACGAGCATCGGAATCTCCGTGTTGCCGACGCGCGTGATGTTGGCCAGCAGGCCCAAGCCGACGATGATGCAGGCCACCGAGAAGGCGATCGCACCGACCAGGGCGCCGGAGGCAGCTTCCTTCCGGCTGCGCGCCGTCTTGCCAAGCGCGGTGAGGAAGGCGGCCAGCCACAGCATGCAGAAGCCAACATAGGACAGGCCGGCCATGAACCAGTTCGTCGACGCCTGGGTCAACGCCAACTCCGGCAGCAGGGCGTTGCCCTCGGCGATCCCGCCCGGATTGCGGACGATCCCCAGTACGCCGAGGGCGATCGCAATCACGACGATCAGGGGGCCGATCTTGCCGATCACGTCGACCAGGCTCTTCAGCCCGAACCACACACTGATGCCGACGGCCACGGCCAGCCCGACACCGCCGATGTACTTCGACAGGCCGTAATGCTCCTCGAAGACGGCGCCGGCACCGGCGACCATCACCGTGAAACTCAGGAAAACGAAGAGGACCGAGAAGAAGTCGAAGAACGTTCCGAGATGCTTGCCGCAGTAGTAGTGGAAGATCATCGACGGCCGGTCGAATTTCTTGGCTTGGCCGACGGTGAAGAACTCGACCGCGACGTAGGTCATGAGCACCAGGACCAGAAGTCCGGTACCGAAGACGCCCCAGTACCCGTACGAGGTGAAGTACTGCAGAATCTCCTGGCCGGTGGCGAATCCCGAACCTATCAGGAACGCAACGATTGCCCCGGCGTAGGTGAGAACCCGCAATACGCTTGTCTTCTCGAGGGTATGCAAGTGCGCTCTGGTCTGCGACGACGTCTGGGCCATATCTTCCTTCGTCAGATTGATATATCAGTCGTATAGAAAAATATGGCAAGAGGTGTGATCCAGTCAACACTTGAGTCATAACGATTTATCAATCGCAGTTGCCGGACCATGGCAGGGGGATGGATTCAAGGCCGGCATGACGAAGGACCGTGGCCTCTGCGACAGGATTTGCCAAAGAATTGCTAAGTCTGCTTATGGTTGGGGAAAGCCATAAGGAGGCAAATATGATCGGTTTCATCATTGCTGGACTCATCATCGGGGCGCTGGCGCGCTTGGTTAAGCCCGGGAGGCAGAACCTGGGGCTCCTGGCCACCCTGCTGCTGGGCCTGGCCGGGTCGGTCATCGGCGGCGTCATCGCCAACCTGCTCGGGACGGGCGACATCTTCGAGCTGAACGTCGTTGGATTCGTCGTCGCCGTTATCGCGGCCGTGCTCCTGATCGGCGTGGCCGAAGGACTATCGGGCCGGCGCAGCGTCCGCCGCTAGCGCACCCTCAGGCATGACCGGTCTTGTCCCGGAGCGCTGCGAGGCCTCCGGGGCAGGACCAAGCTTTCCTCTCCAACGTGACGATCGGCCCAGCGGGCTGATCCGCGCCGCAACTCTGTAGTATGCAGAGTCACGGCAAAACCATCCAATGGGAGATCGAAATGCCTGCACCAGCCCTCGACGTCGAGGCCCTCCTTCGGCGCTACGACACGCCCGCCGCCTGCGCCGCCGAGCTGCTCTGCGACGCACACGATCCGGATGCCATCGCGTTCACCATCATCGGAGCCGACCTCTCCAGCGAGGACATCACGTACGGACAGCTGCGCGAACGTTCCGAACAGGGAGCGGCGGCGCTGGCAGAGCTGGGTATCGGCCGCGGTGATTGTGTAGCGACGCTGATGGGCAAGTCCGCTGACCTCGTCGTGATGCTCCTGGCCATCTGGCGCCGCGGCGCCATCCACGTTCCTCTCTTCACCGCCTTTGCCTGGCCCGCCATCGAGCTGCGCCTCGTGTCATCAGGCACCAAAGTCATTATTTGCGATGCGAATCAGCGTCAGAAGATCGAGGAGACAACCGCTACGGTCCTGGTGGCCGGCGGCCAGGCCACGACACCCGACCTGGCCCTGGCGCAGCTGCTGGACGCGCAGCAGCCCGGCATCCCTGCGGAAGCAGTCGGCGGCGACGGCACGCTGGTCATCATCTTCACGTCGGGGACCACGGGAACACCCAAGGGTGTTCCCGTTCCGCTTCGCGCGCTGGCCGCGTTCCGGCAATACGTCGAGCTCGGCCTCGATGTCCAGGAAGACGATGTGTTCTGGAACGCCGCCGACCCGGGCTGGGCCTACGGACTCTACTACGGCATCCTCGGCCCGCTGGCTGCGGGACGGCGCAGCCTGCTGCTGCAGGCGGGCTACTCTCCGGAGTTGAGCTTCGCCGTCCTTGAGCGGTTCCGGGTCACGAACTTCGCCGCGGCCCCGACCATTTACCGGACCATGCGGTCCAAGGCCGCAGGCGCGCCGAAAGACCTCAGCCTGCGCCGGGCCTCCTCGGCGGGGGAACCGCTGACTCCGGAAGTCATCTCCTGGTCCGAGCAAACCTTCGGCGTTCCGGTCAGGGACCACTACGGGCAAACGGAACACGGCATGATGATCATCAACGCCTGGCACGACGACATCCGGAAGGAGCTGCGACCGGGCTCCATGGGACACCCCCTGCCCGGGTGGACCTGCGCCATCCTGAAGGACTCTTCGGATGAACCGGCGGCTCCGGAGGAAATGGGCAGGGTCGCGGTCGATGCCACGGCGAGCCCGCTGATGTGGTTCACGGGCTATAAGGACGCCCCGGAGAAGACGGCCGAGCGCTTCTCCGCGGATGGCCGCTGGTACATCACGGGGGACGCGGGCAAGGTCGACGAGGACGGATACTTCTTCTTCTCGTCCAGGGACGACGACGTCATCATCATGGCCGGATACCGCATCGGGCCCTTCGACGTCGAAAGCGTCCTGTCGATGCATCCGGCAGTCCAGGAAAGCGCCGTCATCGGCGCCCCCGACGAACTCCGCGGCGAAGTCCTGGAAGCGTACGTCGTCCTCGCCGAGGGGACCACCGGCGGCGACGCACTCGCCGCCGAGCTTCAGAACCTGGTCAAGACCCAGCTGGCCGCCCACGCGTACCCCCGGAAGGTCCACTTCGTCGAAGTCCTCCCCAAGACACCGTCAGGAAAGCTCCAACGGTATGTCCTGCGGCAACGCCGCGCAGCCCAACCGGAATAGCTGCGCCCGCCCCTACTTCGAGGAGTCGGGGTGCTTGTCGCCGATGTGGCCTGGTGCCGTGGCGGCCAGCACGCGCTGCACGAAGGCGCAGTACTCGTCCATGTAGTGGCGCAGGAACTCGCGGGTACCCTCTTTTTTCACCTCGCCGTCCTCGCCGAACACTTCCGGGTCGAACTTGACGTAGGCCTCGGGCGCGTTGAGCTGCGGGGCGTCGAGGAAGCTGAGCACGCTGCGCATGGAGGACTGCATCACGGCCGTGCCGATGCCGCCCGGAGATGCGCCGATGATCCCGGTGGGCTTGCGCGCGAAGGAGTTGGTGCCCCACGGCCGGGAGCCCCAGTCGATGGCGTTCTTCAGGGCGCCGGGGACGGACCGGTTGTATTCGGGCGAGACGAAGAGGATGCCGTCGGACGCCTCGATGGATTCCTTGAGGGCGCGGGCCGGGGCCGGGAAGTCGGCATCGTAATCCGGGCTGTAGAGCGGCAGGTCCTTGATCGGGATCTCGGTGAACTCGAGTTCGTCCGACGCCAGCTTGATCAGCGCCTTGGAAAGGGTGCGGTTGATGGAGTTGGAGGCGAGGCTCCCGACGAAGTATCCAATCTTGTGTGCCACGTTCGGTACTCCCTTCAAACGGCCGGAGCTGATCCGGCCCTTACCCGGACGCCTTCCGGTCTAGCACGGCCCCAATCCTGCGGCTAGGGAAAAACCGGATCCGGACATTACCCGACCGCAGCCGGCTGCCCGCCCGGGGTGAGGGACGGCATATTCTCTTCGACATAGTCGAGTGCCAGCCGAAGGGCGCCGGTGGCGACGATGCCGTCGCCGAGCCGGGAAACTTCGACGCGCGGGGGCCGCTCGGTGAGCGACGGGAGCTCCCGGTTGATCGTGGGCAGCAGCGCCGCGGCCGAGTCTGCCACGGCTCCGGCGAGGACCACGAGTTCGGGATCGAGGAAGGTGCCGAGCACGGCGATGACCCGCGCGATCCTGCGGGCGATCTTGTCCAGGATCTCCAGCGCCACAGCATCCTGCCGGGCGGCGGCTTCGAAGACGTAGCGGGCCGAGACGCGCGTGGTGCCGGGCCCGACCAGCTCGCGGATCAGCGTCGGCCGGTCCTCCTCCAGCGCCTGGGTGCCCCAGTGCCGGGCGAGCCGGGCGATGCCGTCCTGGCTTCCAACGCCCTCGACCAGCTGCAGCGATCCCACGTCCCCGGCGCCGCCATTGCTGCCGTGCAGCAGGCGCCCGGACTCGATCAGCCCGGTGCCGAGCCGCTCGCCGGCCAGCATGACGGCCAGGTCCTGGGTCCCCTGGCCGATGCCGCGCCACCTTTCGGCCAGTGCCGCCAGGTTCGCGTCGTTCTCCAGCAGCACGGGCCAGGCGCGGTCGCGCCACACCTCGGTCTGCAACCCCAGGTCGAACATCGACGACAGGTGGTGGCCGCCCGCGATGTTGCCATGCCGGTCCACGACGGTAGCGACTCCGATCCCCACGGCGAGCACCGCCGTCGTTGGCAGTCCGGCGTCCTGGAGCACCCGGTCGACAGTCCCGGTGATGGTCTCCAGGCGCGCGCTGGACGTGGCCTCCGCGGCCCGTCCGGGGATCCGCTGCGCGGCGCGGCCGAGCACCGTGCCTTTCAGGTCCGCCACGTGGGCGGTGACCGTCGCGACGCCGAGGTCGAGGCCGAGCACGCAGCCTGCCTCGCCGTTGAATTCGAAGCGGCGCGCCGGCCGGCCCTTCTGGACTCCCCCGTTCCGCTCGGAGACGAGCTCGCGGACCCAGCCCCGCCGGACCAGGTCGTCGCACACGGCGATCACGGTGGCGCGGGTGAGCCCGGTGCGGTCGATCAGGTCGGTTCCCGTACAGGTTCCGCCGTTCCTCATCACGTCGAGGACGGCCTTGAGGTTGGTCCTGCGCAGGACCTGGGGCGTGCTGGCGCTGCTGCTCACAAAGTACCTCTTGACGTTAGCGGGTCCGACTCCGAATAATAATAAAGGAACATAAATTTAGACACTAAATAAAAGGAGTTCCCATGGCTACCCGAGTTGGCATCAACGGATTCGGCCGCATCGGCCGCAACTACTTCCGCGCCCTGCTCCAGCAGGAGGCGGAGCTTGAGGTCGTCGCCGTCAATGACCTGACGAATCCGGAGACGCTGGCCCACCTGCTCAAGTACGACTCGGTTACGGGCCGCCTCAGCGTCGACGTCGAGGTGCGCGGCTCGGATCTCGTGGTTGACGGCAAGACCATCAAGGTCCTGGCGGAGCGGGACCCGGGAAACCTGCCGTGGAAGGAACTCGGCGTGGACATCGTCATCGAGTCCACCGGCTTCTTCACCAATGCCGCCGACGCCGAGAAGCACCTGGTGGCCGGCGCCCGCAAGGTCCTGATTTCCGCCCCGGCCAAGGGTGAGGACCTCACCGTGGTCATGGGGGCCAATGACGCGGAGTACGACGACGCCAAGCACAACATCGTCTCCAATGCCTCCTGCACCACGAACTGCCTGGCCCCGCTGGCCAAGGTGCTGAATGACAAATTCGGCATCGAACGCGGCCTGATGACCACCATCCACGCCTACACCGCGGACCAGAACCTGCAGGACGGGCCGCACGGCGACCTGCGCCGCGCCCGCGCCGCCGCCGTGAACGTCGTGCCCACGTCGACCGGTGCGGCCAAGGCCATCGGCCTGGTCCTCCCCGAACTCAAGGGCAAGCTGGACGGCTTCGCCATGCGCGTCCCCGTGCCGACCGGCTCCGCCACGGACCTGACTGTGACCGTGGGCCGCGATGTCACTGCGGAGGAGGTCAACGCCGCCTACCGCGAGGCCGCCGCCGACCCCAAGTGGGCGGGCATCCTCACCTACTCCGACGAGCCGCTGGTTTCCTCCGATATCGTTACGGACCCGGCCTCGTGCATCTTCGACTCCGGCCTGACGAAGACGATCGGCAACCAGGTCAAGATCGTCGGCTGGTACGACAACGAGTGGGGCTACTCGAACCGCTTGGTGGACCTGACCGAGCTGGTCGCCGCCAAGCTCGCCTGACCTGCCGCGGGGCATCGCCGCCGGACGGGCCGCTGCGGCGCCGGGTTCTCCCGACCTAGCGGCCGTGCCGGCGGCTACTCCTTGATGACGCCGGGCAGGTACCTGGCCCCTCCGGCCGCGGCGAGGACCGCGCAGGAGAACCAGATGGCGCCGGCCGGCCCCAGCGGCGCGGCGACCAGGCCGGCGGCGAGCGGCAGCACTACCTGGCCAATGCGGTTGCCGAGGAGGCGCAGCGCGAGGGCGGCGCCGCGGGATTCGGGCCGGACAGCCCGGCTGATCAGGGTCATGGTCAGCGGCTGGCCCAGCCCGAGCAGGAAACCGCCGGCGAAGAGGCAGGCCCCGGCAACCCACAGGTGGTCCAGGAGGAACGGGGCGGCGGCGATGATGACCCCGGCCCCGGCCAGGCTCGCCACCAGCAGCTGGTACCTGGTCCAGCGGCCCAGCAGCTGGTACAGGATCACCCGCGAGATGATCGATGCGAGGGCGCGGACGGCCAGCAGAATCCCGACGAAGACCGGTGCGACACCCTGTTCCTCTGCCAGCAGCGGCAGGAACGCGACGAGGATGTCGATCATCGACAGCAGCGCCAGCGAGGCGGCCATGTTCCAGGTGACGCCGGGCTGGCGTAGGATGGACAGCGCCGAATCGGGCTTGGCCGCCCGCGCACCCCCGCCGTCGTTATGGCCCTTGGCAGCGGGAGGCAACTCCGCCGTCTTGCCCGGACGCCGGGCCCGCCCCGGGGCGTAGCCGAGCATCAGCGGCATGGCGGCCGCGGCAATGCCGGCCGCGAGGTAAAGCGACAGGTTGATGGCGGACATCCGGTCCTCGCCCGCCGTCTCCACGCCGCTGCCCAGCATCAGGCCGGCGATCAGCGGGCCCAGCAGCTGGCCGCCGGAGAAGGCGGCGGTGAACCAGCCGAAGCCGCTGTCCATCTGGTCCAGCGGGGCGTAGCGGGCAATCGCGGACTGGCCGGCGATGGTGAAAACGAGATGACCCATGCCAAGCACCGCACTGGCCGCGCCGATCCAGGCGATT encodes:
- a CDS encoding SDR family oxidoreductase, which encodes MDRDPSAPRMRTAVVTGAGSGIGRAVARQLLDAGLAVALAGRRVEALHETASGHGEALVVPADITDAGQVEALFGRVREAWGRLDVLFNNAGSFGPAAAVDEIDLADWNATIAVNLTGAMLCAAEAFRVMKGQQPQGGRIINNGSISAHVPRPRSVAYAATKHALTGLTKSIELDGRPYGISCGQIDIGNTATAIVAHTGADTGALQPDGSRRPEPTFDVEEAARAVVLMATMPAQATINQLTITAAGMPYIGRG
- the pyk gene encoding pyruvate kinase, giving the protein MRQAKIIATFGPALAGYERTLAALEAGTDVVRLNMSHGEHSVHEETYRNVRRAAATLDRPVGIFADLQGPKIRLGRFASGPHELGAGDRFTVTTADVQGTRERVSTTYPGLPGDVRPGDTLLIDDGKVTLRAVDVDAQNVVTEVVVGGHVSNNKGINLPGVAVNVPALSAKDEADLRWALRTGVDMVALSFVRSAEDISRVHDIMDEEGRLTPVIAKIEKPQAVDALEEIIDAFDAIMVARGDLGVELPLEDVPVVQKRAIELARRAAKPVIVATQVLESMIENPRPTRAEASDCANAVLDGADAAMLSGETSVGRYPIDAIRTMARIIESTEEHGLERIQPLGSTPKTRGGVITRSAVAMAAQLDARCICVLTQSGDSARRLARLRPPKPLYAFTPLPASVNELTLAWGIRPQLVDFVSHTDQLAAQVDRILCERGLAGMGDLAVIAAGSPLGKAGTINSLRLHRIGDLDA
- a CDS encoding GlsB/YeaQ/YmgE family stress response membrane protein, producing the protein MIGFIIAGLIIGALARLVKPGRQNLGLLATLLLGLAGSVIGGVIANLLGTGDIFELNVVGFVVAVIAAVLLIGVAEGLSGRRSVRR
- a CDS encoding AMP-binding protein, which translates into the protein MPAPALDVEALLRRYDTPAACAAELLCDAHDPDAIAFTIIGADLSSEDITYGQLRERSEQGAAALAELGIGRGDCVATLMGKSADLVVMLLAIWRRGAIHVPLFTAFAWPAIELRLVSSGTKVIICDANQRQKIEETTATVLVAGGQATTPDLALAQLLDAQQPGIPAEAVGGDGTLVIIFTSGTTGTPKGVPVPLRALAAFRQYVELGLDVQEDDVFWNAADPGWAYGLYYGILGPLAAGRRSLLLQAGYSPELSFAVLERFRVTNFAAAPTIYRTMRSKAAGAPKDLSLRRASSAGEPLTPEVISWSEQTFGVPVRDHYGQTEHGMMIINAWHDDIRKELRPGSMGHPLPGWTCAILKDSSDEPAAPEEMGRVAVDATASPLMWFTGYKDAPEKTAERFSADGRWYITGDAGKVDEDGYFFFSSRDDDVIIMAGYRIGPFDVESVLSMHPAVQESAVIGAPDELRGEVLEAYVVLAEGTTGGDALAAELQNLVKTQLAAHAYPRKVHFVEVLPKTPSGKLQRYVLRQRRAAQPE
- a CDS encoding NADPH-dependent FMN reductase gives rise to the protein MAHKIGYFVGSLASNSINRTLSKALIKLASDELEFTEIPIKDLPLYSPDYDADFPAPARALKESIEASDGILFVSPEYNRSVPGALKNAIDWGSRPWGTNSFARKPTGIIGASPGGIGTAVMQSSMRSVLSFLDAPQLNAPEAYVKFDPEVFGEDGEVKKEGTREFLRHYMDEYCAFVQRVLAATAPGHIGDKHPDSSK
- a CDS encoding ROK family protein; this encodes MSSSASTPQVLRRTNLKAVLDVMRNGGTCTGTDLIDRTGLTRATVIAVCDDLVRRGWVRELVSERNGGVQKGRPARRFEFNGEAGCVLGLDLGVATVTAHVADLKGTVLGRAAQRIPGRAAEATSSARLETITGTVDRVLQDAGLPTTAVLAVGIGVATVVDRHGNIAGGHHLSSMFDLGLQTEVWRDRAWPVLLENDANLAALAERWRGIGQGTQDLAVMLAGERLGTGLIESGRLLHGSNGGAGDVGSLQLVEGVGSQDGIARLARHWGTQALEEDRPTLIRELVGPGTTRVSARYVFEAAARQDAVALEILDKIARRIARVIAVLGTFLDPELVVLAGAVADSAAALLPTINRELPSLTERPPRVEVSRLGDGIVATGALRLALDYVEENMPSLTPGGQPAAVG
- the gap gene encoding type I glyceraldehyde-3-phosphate dehydrogenase, whose amino-acid sequence is MATRVGINGFGRIGRNYFRALLQQEAELEVVAVNDLTNPETLAHLLKYDSVTGRLSVDVEVRGSDLVVDGKTIKVLAERDPGNLPWKELGVDIVIESTGFFTNAADAEKHLVAGARKVLISAPAKGEDLTVVMGANDAEYDDAKHNIVSNASCTTNCLAPLAKVLNDKFGIERGLMTTIHAYTADQNLQDGPHGDLRRARAAAVNVVPTSTGAAKAIGLVLPELKGKLDGFAMRVPVPTGSATDLTVTVGRDVTAEEVNAAYREAAADPKWAGILTYSDEPLVSSDIVTDPASCIFDSGLTKTIGNQVKIVGWYDNEWGYSNRLVDLTELVAAKLA
- a CDS encoding MFS transporter, with product MPAAEAQKPALWLLVLIGAAVLTQTALNLARPVISYKILALGGDAAAIGLVTAVYATLPVIAALWLGRVTDRLPSLRGLVVTGAALLAVAGLLLALAPGIAWIGAASAVLGMGHLVFTIAGQSAIARYAPLDQMDSGFGWFTAAFSGGQLLGPLIAGLMLGSGVETAGEDRMSAINLSLYLAAGIAAAAMPLMLGYAPGRARRPGKTAELPPAAKGHNDGGGARAAKPDSALSILRQPGVTWNMAASLALLSMIDILVAFLPLLAEEQGVAPVFVGILLAVRALASIISRVILYQLLGRWTRYQLLVASLAGAGVIIAAAPFLLDHLWVAGACLFAGGFLLGLGQPLTMTLISRAVRPESRGAALALRLLGNRIGQVVLPLAAGLVAAPLGPAGAIWFSCAVLAAAGGARYLPGVIKE